CTCTCGATTATATGtaagatttgtttcttttgttgaaCTGGTGCTTCTCTTGATGCATGATGATGATATGAACTCTAAATATTCTGAAATTAGTAGGAGTATGAACTCTAAATGTGACCAAATCCACGTATAATTAGGAAAAGATGTGGAATTGTGCTTATTGAGGTGGATTAGTAACTGTTTAGTGTAAGTAATCCTTTGTCAATGTCGAAAATAATGGATCAGGAATATCAGTTTGGGGTGGGGTTTTAGGAGACATTCCAAATCTGAATAAAGTCAGCTGAAggttaaatttagaaaaaactGTTAGGGACAACTTATCGTGGTTTTAGTTCGAAGAAAATGTCAATGTTAGATTTCAGTTGTAATCGCAACAGTTGTATATAAACCTTGCTATAAAATAAGGTCTAAGACACTGACGTTTTAATTTATGAcaactaaataataatagtagtgtTGGTCTTTATTACTTATTCACAAATAAAGAAAAGGCAAAGAGAGCTAGTATTCCGATCTATATTTGTATTTACTTCTATATCTTCATTGCATCTTTAGTGGAAAATGCCGGCAGTCGTAGTAAGCGGCTCTGGTGAGAATCAAGAATTTGAAGGCAGGATAACAGTGTATGTCATAGTTTGTGTGATCATAGCAGCCTTTGGAGGCTTGATGTTTGGATATGATATTGGCATTtcaggttttcttttttcttcagaatatttgtattattagattcaaattaaaaacatgtgCTAAGAAAAGGGTTTGATTTGGATTAACAGGTGGAGTAACATCCATGGatgatttcttaaaaaaattctttccaGCTGTGTTTGAAAAGAAACATCATGCACTTGAAAACAATTACTGCAAATACGATAACCAATTCCTCCAGTTGTTCACGTCTTGCTTGTACCTTGCTGCTTTAATAGCTAGTTTTGTAGCTTCAAAGGTGTGCTCAAAATATGGTAGGAAACTCAGCATGCAGATTGCttcaatatttttcataataggCGTGATTTTGACTGCTGGAGGTATCAACATCGAAATGATAATTTTTGGGAGAATTTTTCTCGGCTTTGGTGTTGGGTTTGCCAATCAAGTAAGTTATATAATTAGCTTTAGTGACAGACTCTTCTGCATGCATCACTTTACTTCTACCAATGGTGAATGGCCATTACTTAATTACATGTatccttttcaatttaatttatattaatcactaattattattaaaggCGGTACCACTCTTCTTATCGGAGATAGCTCCACCTAATCTTCGCGGAGCACTCAACATAAGTTTCCAGCTCTTCATTACAATTGGAATTTTGGTATCCAATCTGATAAACTACTTTACAACAAATGTCCATCCTCATGGATGGAGAATTTCTCTTGGCATTGCTGGTGTCCCTGCTTTGATGCTTTGTTTGGGATCTATACTCATTTGTGAGACTCCAACTAGCCTTATTGAACGTCACAAAGTTGAGGAAGGAAGGAAGGTTCTGAGGAAGATTCGTGGTGTCGAAAATGTTGATGACGagtttgattcaattatacatGCATGTGAGATGGCAAAGCAAGTAAAGGACCCTTTCCGCAAACTAATGAAGCCAGTTAGCCGACCCCAACTAGTAATTTCCATCTGTTTGCAAATTTTCCAGCAATTTACTGGAATCAACGCTATAATGTTCTACGCTCCTGTTCTGTTCCAGACGGTGGGATTTGGGAATGATGCTGCATTGCTTTCATCTGTTATTACTGGCCTTGTCAATGTGTTTAGTACTGTAGTTTCAATATATGTAGTAGATAGGGCTGGCAGGAGAATTCTGCTACTTGAAGCTTGTGTCCAAATGTTCATTTCTCAGGTCAAGTCTCcatcttatattttattcacttattataaattaattaatgttggTATTTAATGTGTTGCATAAATTACATGCAGGTTATTATTGGCATAATCCTTTTCAAAGAATTGAAAACCACAGGTGACAATCTTTCCAAAGGAGAGGCAATCTTTGTGGTGATCTCGGTGTGTACCTTTGTCATGGGCTTTGCCTGGTCATGGGGGCCTCTTGGTTGGTTAATTCCTAGTGAGATTTTCCCTCTGGAGACCAGATCAGCTGGTTTTGCCTTTGCAGTCAGCACCAACATGCTCTTCACTTTCATCATTGGTCAAGCTTTCCTCTCAATGCTATGCCAGATGCAAGCTggaatctttttcttttttgctgcCTGGGTTATCATAATGGGAGCCTTCACATGGTTCTTGGTGCCTGAGACCAAAGGTGTCCCTGTTGATGCTATGGTTGACAAAGTCTGGAAGCAGCACTGGTTCTGGCGTTCTTTCATGATCGAGGATGACAGGCCCGATGTCAAGGTTGTTTGATCCAACTACAATGAAGTTCCTAGTTGtgtttcattcttttttcttgtaaaatttaCTGCTGGACACTACGCTAGCTATTGGGCTCACTACAGGATCGATCGTGACTACTTTTGTTATTGGGTTGAGCTTTCGGTATTTTATTATGGAAAATAAATGAGAAAGGCAAACATTTCACATTGTTTCTAGCTTATAAGGGTGGTCTGTTCTTATAATCATATGGGGTCTGAATTAGATTGCTTCAAGCATCATACCATTATaaccatttaaatttattattctcACATCTAGTTCAAGAGTACATAATCTTGTCATctacttttttgaaaatttcctttcttgtgactcaaaaaatataaaataataattcataagTATTATTTTTGATTCAGGGGTTGATTCAGAAGAGTATCCGTATAGATTGAATGAATAGGTGTTTGTACAGCTAGCTAGTGCTGTAAATCAGGCTTCAATGAATGATGATTGGGGTTATGTTTGTGATTGAAAAATTCTGAGCCAGGTAATTAGTTATGGCAACATGGGTGTAGCATATAACGTGGGCACATGACTTACCATAGAGTTtgacactaaaaattaaaatatgagaaTAAATACTAAGAATTATTTATGCACTTCAGACTTAATCTAAGTCTTCAAAACCTTACCCAAAGATGGTTTATACTACTAAATTCATAGAGTACAAGTAATGATTTAAACCTAACCTATCCTAATCCTAAGATAATTGCAGGCTCACCCCGAGTACAAATAGTTTAAAATCTCCCCCATGAGATTTTCCTACTAAAAATCTCCTAACTCTAAAATTAAGAACAATAGGTGAATAATCAACATTCAATGGTGTCTAACAAATACACTTGAACAGTTCTTAATGAATAGAAAATATGATCAATAGCATCCCACTGCTCAAGTCCTTGTAACTCCCATTAAATAGGATATATGCTATGAATATTGGTTTGTCTTGCacaattttatctatttataccGTGGGTAAGTTCAATAATTAAGTTATCAAcagaatatataaataacctaACAATGACTTATTTTTCAAAGGACAAGAGATCCGATTGGTTATAAGCACCAACGACAAAACAATGACTACAAAATAGAAGAACGACGGCACAAAAGGGGTGCAAGGTGCGGAGgccaagaaaaaaagagaggaagaaaagaaagaaaaaggaaaagaaatataaagacAAGAGATGTGCAGCGCAACatagaagaaaacaaagagaCAAGAGTGGAAGAGAGATGTGGcaaagaggaagaaaaaataGAGCTAGGGCTTCGGGGTGGCAACAAAAACATGAAAAGTGAAAAGAGAGGGCTGACGAAAGGGACAAGATGATTAAATACCTAGGGTTTGAGGAGCACAGAAGGAGCAGGTGACATAACTAAGGTCTAGAGCATAGAATTTTACGACAGAagtaaaaaagaagagagaaaatttagggtttacAACATAAAAACATGCGGCACAAATGAAAGATTCAAAgagaattagggttttttagaAGCTCTTAACGGGACATAACCAGACAGATGCGCAAATGCATGCTCAAAcataatagaaataatatgtCAACATACCATAAATTTAAATCTGAAATTTAACCCACAATTTAGGGTGtgacattttgttttattagcTTAGATTTATTTTGTTGCAAAATAAGCGCTTTTACAcagtttttagtgtttttatgaCTCGTTGGGCCAACTCGGGCCTCATGAACGACTAATAGGCTATTTGAGTGTGTAAAGTGTCATTTTAGGTGAAAGAACACAAAAGACGACGCCAGTGTCACAACACTAGCCTGCCGTGTCGCTGCACTGAACACTAAAGCATCCAGGATTGAAAAAGGGCCAACATCGTGACGTACGGACCTTGACGCCGCGAcgtaattttcaattttcaggGGCGTATTTTTCCCgttaaaccttaattaattgaaaaatgtCTTAGGTACTTAAAACCCTCAATTGTAGCCTATATAAACTTGATTACAACATCATTGAAGGGGAGTTGACCTAGGGATTTGCCCTAGGGAGCCATCAAACAATATTccatatgtttaattttttagttttctttagtttttattttagtctttaTTATGTTCGCTTAATCGAAATTGTTCTATTACGGTGTGAAGACAATTCCGAGCGGAGATAGTGATTGCCTCTAGACGTACTATTGATGGAAGTGAGAATACTACAACTAAATATACGAATTAAAACGGTGTCCTTAAGTATACaggttaggttgtaatataaaTGTTACATAAAATTCATAGAAGACTGCTTAAATCTGAATAAAATGATATTCTACGTACAAAATTTAACTCCCTTGATTTCGTAGGAGGATTCATGAACTTACTTGGTGTAGCTAATGCCCCATTCTCTCTAAGCTGACTATTAGCAAACATAATCCCTAGTCTTGTCATAACCATGTTCTATATAAAGATATTCTCACATGGGTCTTAGCCATATTTATCATTGTTTCAGACTTTCATTATACCCTTTCATGATATGCCACAACATTGATACTCATATTTACTATTTCTAACTGGCGACAGCTATTGATGTTTACCTAAGTATTCGTCATAATTGTAGATCCTTACCTAAATAAGGTCTCTTCCTAATATCCTCTATTCCTTGGTGGGCACGTGCTCAGGATGTAACCCTATAGTACTTATTCTATTAATTTCGTCTTTTAAGGTACTCCAATGGACAAGTAGTTCCCAACATACTATTTCCTACTTAGGTATCCCTTAATAGTTTCGACTCTTGGTAGAC
The window above is part of the Gossypium raimondii isolate GPD5lz chromosome 9, ASM2569854v1, whole genome shotgun sequence genome. Proteins encoded here:
- the LOC105798573 gene encoding sugar transport protein 8 isoform X1; the encoded protein is MPAVVVSGSGENQEFEGRITVYVIVCVIIAAFGGLMFGYDIGISGGVTSMDDFLKKFFPAVFEKKHHALENNYCKYDNQFLQLFTSCLYLAALIASFVASKVCSKYGRKLSMQIASIFFIIGVILTAGGINIEMIIFGRIFLGFGVGFANQAVPLFLSEIAPPNLRGALNISFQLFITIGILVSNLINYFTTNVHPHGWRISLGIAGVPALMLCLGSILICETPTSLIERHKVEEGRKVLRKIRGVENVDDEFDSIIHACEMAKQVKDPFRKLMKPVSRPQLVISICLQIFQQFTGINAIMFYAPVLFQTVGFGNDAALLSSVITGLVNVFSTVVSIYVVDRAGRRILLLEACVQMFISQVIIGIILFKELKTTGDNLSKGEAIFVVISVCTFVMGFAWSWGPLGWLIPSEIFPLETRSAGFAFAVSTNMLFTFIIGQAFLSMLCQMQAGIFFFFAAWVIIMGAFTWFLVPETKGVPVDAMVDKVWKQHWFWRSFMIEDDRPDVKVV
- the LOC105798573 gene encoding sugar transport protein 8 isoform X2 → MDDFLKKFFPAVFEKKHHALENNYCKYDNQFLQLFTSCLYLAALIASFVASKVCSKYGRKLSMQIASIFFIIGVILTAGGINIEMIIFGRIFLGFGVGFANQAVPLFLSEIAPPNLRGALNISFQLFITIGILVSNLINYFTTNVHPHGWRISLGIAGVPALMLCLGSILICETPTSLIERHKVEEGRKVLRKIRGVENVDDEFDSIIHACEMAKQVKDPFRKLMKPVSRPQLVISICLQIFQQFTGINAIMFYAPVLFQTVGFGNDAALLSSVITGLVNVFSTVVSIYVVDRAGRRILLLEACVQMFISQVIIGIILFKELKTTGDNLSKGEAIFVVISVCTFVMGFAWSWGPLGWLIPSEIFPLETRSAGFAFAVSTNMLFTFIIGQAFLSMLCQMQAGIFFFFAAWVIIMGAFTWFLVPETKGVPVDAMVDKVWKQHWFWRSFMIEDDRPDVKVV